The Aethina tumida isolate Nest 87 chromosome 5, icAetTumi1.1, whole genome shotgun sequence genomic sequence TTTGAAGAATACAATTTGAACTGACaacttgaaaattacaaaatccGACATGGCATAATAAATGATTAGATTATAGAGAAAAATGAGGAGTATACAAAATCAATAGACTGGGGGCAATATTCATCCCGATATGAAATTTGTCATTCATCCTCGAAATTGAATGGGAATTTATGATTGAAATGAATATTGGCTCTCCTATGAACCGGAAAAGAATACGTTCTGTTCTCATCTTAGAAGTTGTCTGACTCTAATAATCACACACGACGGGATTTGTTACAAACTCGTTGTTTtacatcatttaaaatatgtcaaatcaTCGCTTTTTAGATACTACAACGAAAATGAGCACCAACTTTTTATTAGTAACGAGTAAAATATGCCTTATTCAAGTATTAATCATGTGTAATATATGTAGGGAGTCATGAACTAAAcataataatctaaattagtTTTCTTCTTTGCCTGCACCTCCATTATAGCTTCCATAAAGTCCTCATGCGTCACCGTATTGCCGTTCCTTCTTAACGCAATCATGCCAGCTTCAACACACACCGCCTTGCACTGAGCCCCGTTGAAATCATCAGTGGATCTGGCCAGTTCTTCAAAGTTGGCATCTGCGTCAATGGTCATCTTCCTTGAATGAATCTGGATAATTCTGGCCCTAGAATTTGATGAATGAATActaagtttataattattttatgttgataAACCTGGCTTCTTCGTTTGGATGCGGGAATTCGATTTTCTTGTCCAGACGGCCAGACCTCAGCAAAGCCGGATCCAGAATGTCGACCCGATTCGTAGCCGCAATAACTTTAATATCTGAAATCGAACTGAAACCATCCAGCTGGTTCAACAACTCCAACATGGTGCGCTGGACCTCACGGTCGCCGGCCTTCTCCGAATCAAATCTCCGGGTACCGATGGCGTCCAActcatcaataaaaatgatagcCGGTGATTTTTCCTTGGCCAAGGCGAAGGCGTCGCGAACGAGCTTGGCCCCGTCACCTATGAACATTTGCACCAGCTGCGGCCCGGCCAGCTTCAGGAACGTAGACTTGGTCTGTGCGGCGCAAGCCCGGGCCAATAAAGTTTTACCAGTACCCGGAGGGCCGTATAGAAGCACTCCTTTGGGAGGGTGGATTCCAAGCTTGACAAACTTGTCTTTGTGCGACATGGGGAGGACGACTGCTTCGATCAACTCCTGGATTTGCTTGTCCAGGCCTCCGATGTCTGTGTATTGTTCGCTGGGCCTTTCGTCCACCTCCATGGCTTTAACCCTGGCGTCGTACTCTGCGGGCAACGTGTCCAGGATGAGGTAGGAGTCTTTGTTGACTCCAACCAGGTCGCCGGGCTTCAGCTTCTCCTCGTCCACCAGCCCAACTATTGGCAGGAAGTAGGTCTGGCGGGTTGAAGTCTTTACCACGGCCGATTTGCCCTTCCTTTGGGCGTCCAGGTCTACAACGGCGCCTTCTTCTTCTTCCGCCTCGGGGTCTAGCTCTAGAATCTCTATAACGTTGGCCAGCAGCCACGGAAGGGTTTTGTTCACCTTGATCTTGTCGTTGTTTTCCTTTATCTTTTCAGTTTTTGTTTGTATGTCGTGGTGGATTCGGTTGCACTCACtcctcattatttttatttcgttgTCGAGAAGACGAGTGCGTCCGATGATTTCTTCCGTGGTCATTTGGAGGACATCTTCGGCCAACGAGTCGTCCCCTTCTTCCCATAGCGATTTGTCCTCCAAGTTGGACATTCTGGAAGCTTTAATGGAGGAACATAGTGTAAGCAGAGTGTTGTGGACGTCTGACTGAGTTGATTTCCTTGatgttacaattatattatgttgctatggttatttttaatttttaaattaataaaacgaaatattattcaaatgtttattaccacagaaatttattttttagtgtaacgttaattaaaataaccgaAAAAAAGTATTCTGATGGTTCCAGAGCAAGGTAAATTCGTAAATGTTGTTATCTGATCCGGACATGAAATGAATATTGAAGctgatattaatgaaataatcgggaattgaaataattaatatgacttACTCGATTTTATACTCggacaaaatttgattatagaaaattaaagccataaataaataaatccatGTAAAACGGACAGAAACGACCACATTGTTTTacaaaacacataaatattttaattatacaaaagagATGATGGGCCCCCGAACGAAAGCCGGATCGTATTTGTTCAACACACTATGTtaaacgaatttaattaatttatcaatatcaataaaagtttaatagatattttatatatgataacgaacgtattaaatttaatagatttaatagttaatgcggacaatttatacattttgcgATGGCGATTCAATCGAAAAAccgcattttataaattgcatATACCCTCCCTACAAATTATATCATGCAAATTTAGCggattcaatttttaaataaattaaaattttacagtcCTCCGTACAGTCAATTATGAACTTTATTTCCATCTGGCTTCGCAATGTAAAAAAACTAACtacacaaaatatacaatgcactttaatattaaatgcaaCAATACCCAGTCatgataatataaaagtaacggaactgtttaaaaataaattgaaccaCGTTTTAATTCtggttttttgatttattcaatttgttgacttatttacattttattgtttttttgtttctagGTTTGAACTGCTGTTAGACTGGTGAGTaccaatttgattaaatttagctTCTTATCAGAAGattgaaagtaaaaaaattgtacaacgAGTGCAAGAGATTTGCTGCCCGCCCCGGAAATATTTTTCCCCGTTCGGGTATCTCTTTTAAATGGGGGAGGATCGGGACAACATTCCTTCGGGGTTGCAGGTCAGTAACGTTGGGTCTTTTAATTGCTGATAATAAGCGCAGCGGGACATGTAAGGAATGGTCGGGTTGGGTAAACCCCACTCGGAATCCTTCTGTGTAACATGATCCGGATTTTAAAGGGGATGACGATTGGCAACAATGATTATTGAGTGATAATTTTGACTCTTTCACACGTCATTGGaaaatggcggatgcgccaGTGTTAATGTCCATTGCTTTACAATGTTAGTGtacttaatatcttttataagTTACATTGTTAagcagtaaataataattattatccatGTAGACCCATGTAGTACTTACAGTATTGGACAAAATTAAAGcgacttaatttttgtttatatgttaAACGTGACTTACGtgactaatttttgttttattaaatagtagaacacatataaattgtgttatttatagACCATGTAGAAATTCATgtagaaattcaataaattaaaagttttaatttgtcaatgtTTCTATTAGAATGTGAGGCAAAAAAGTACTTACAGTATTGGACAAAATTAGAGcgactttaatttttgtttaaatgttaaacaatatatatttacgtgactaatttttgttttattaaataatagaacacatatttaaattgtgttatttattgacGATGTAGAAATTCATgtagaaattcaataaattaaaagtttagatTTGTCAATGTTTCTATAAGAATGTGAGGCAAAAAAGTACTTACAATATTGGACAAAATAAGAGtgacttaatttttgtttaaatgttaaacaatatatacttacgtgactaatttttgttttattaaataatagaacacatatataaattgtgttatttattgacgatgtagaaattcaataaattaaaagttttaatttgtcaatgtTTCTATAAGAATGTGACGCAAAAAAGTACTTACAGTATTGGACAAAATTAGAGcgactttaatttttgtttaaatgttaaacaatatatacttacgtgactaatttttgttttattaaataatagaacacatatttaaattgtgttatttattgacGATGTAGAAATTCATgtagaaattcaataaattaaaagttttaatttgtcaaagtTTCTATAAGAATGTGAGGCAAAAAAGTACTTACAGTATTGGATAAAATTAAAGcgactttaatttttgtttaaatgttaaacaatatatacttacgtgactaatttttgttttattaaataatagaacacataaaaaattgtgttatttattgacGATGT encodes the following:
- the LOC109603483 gene encoding 26S proteasome regulatory subunit 6A-B-like — its product is MSNLEDKSLWEEGDDSLAEDVLQMTTEEIIGRTRLLDNEIKIMRSECNRIHHDIQTKTEKIKENNDKIKVNKTLPWLLANVIEILELDPEAEEEEGAVVDLDAQRKGKSAVVKTSTRQTYFLPIVGLVDEEKLKPGDLVGVNKDSYLILDTLPAEYDARVKAMEVDERPSEQYTDIGGLDKQIQELIEAVVLPMSHKDKFVKLGIHPPKGVLLYGPPGTGKTLLARACAAQTKSTFLKLAGPQLVQMFIGDGAKLVRDAFALAKEKSPAIIFIDELDAIGTRRFDSEKAGDREVQRTMLELLNQLDGFSSISDIKVIAATNRVDILDPALLRSGRLDKKIEFPHPNEEARARIIQIHSRKMTIDADANFEELARSTDDFNGAQCKAVCVEAGMIALRRNGNTVTHEDFMEAIMEVQAKKKTNLDYYV